From one Eucalyptus grandis isolate ANBG69807.140 chromosome 9, ASM1654582v1, whole genome shotgun sequence genomic stretch:
- the LOC104417979 gene encoding alcohol dehydrogenase yields the protein MSRLAKRVALLSRSYSAAAAPPPPPRPSSSFSGRWLSHHPVVEPARPDAEIGRRRYSSSAAGYHVSPSSSMKGAVFRDPARPLSLELLQIPRPEPGEVLIRTKACGVCHSDLHVLKGELPFASPCVVGHEITGEVVDHHPLSDPKIVRRFPVGSAVVGAFIMPCGSCFHCSKGHDDLCEDFFAYNRAQGTLYDGKTRLFLHGSGEPVYMYSMGGMAEYCVVPANALAVLPGSLPYSESAILGCAVFTAYGAMTHAAEVRAGDSIAVIGVGGVGSSCLQIAKAFGASDIIAVDVSDEKLEKAKNFGATHTVNAIKEDAIEKIKTITGGMGVDIAVEALGKPQTFLQCVQSVKDGGKAVMIGLAKSGAVGEVDINRLVRRKIKVIGSYGARTRQDLPKLVKLAESGIFNLTSAVSRKYTFEEAAKAFQDLDQGKIISRAVVEIV from the exons ATGAGCAGACTGGCAAAGAGGGTGGCGTTGCTCTCCCGGTCGTATtctgccgccgccgctcctcctcctcctcctcgtccctcctcctccttctccgggAGATGGCTATCTCATCATCCCGTCGTTGAACCCGCCCGCCCCGATGCGGAGATCGGCAGGCGACGCtactcctcctccgccgccgggTACCACGTCAGCCCGTCGTCGTCGATGAAGGGGGCGGTGTTCCGGGACCCCGCCCGCCCCCTCTCCCTGGAGCTCCTCCAGATCCCCCGCCCCGAGCCCGGGGAGGTCCTCATCCGCACCAAGGCCTGCGGGGTCTGCCACTCCGACCTCCACGTCCTCAAGGGCGAGCTCCCCTTCGCCTCCCCCTGCGTCGTCGGCCACGAGATCACCGGCGAGGTCGTCGACCACCACCCCCTCTCCGACCCCAAGATCGTCCGCCGATTCCCCGTCGGGTCAGCCGTCGTCGGGGCCTTCATCATGCCCTGCGGTTCCTGCTTCCACTGCTCTAAG GGTCATGATGATCTGTGCGAGGATTTCTTCGCTTATAACCGCGCGCAGGGCACTCTTTACGACGGCAAGACTCGCCTTTTCCTGCACGGCTCCG GTGAACCCGTTTATATGTATAGTATGGGAGGGATGGCTGAATACTGCGTTGTGCCCGCGAATGCATTAGCTGTATTACCTGGCTCGTTGCCCTACTCGGAATCTGCCATTCTGGGCTGTGCGGTTTTCACTGCATATGGTGCCATGACCCACGCGGCTGAGGTGCGTGCTGGGGATTCCATTGCCGTTATCGGTGTTGGAGGTGTTGGATCAAG TTGTTTGCAGATAGCTAAGGCTTTTGGTGCCTCCGATATTATCGCTGTGGATGTCAGCGATGAAAAGTTAGAGAAAGCTAAAAATTTTGGGGCCACCCATACCGTGAATGCAATCAAAGAGGATGCTATTGAAAAGATTAAG ACAATAACTGGAGGGATGGGTGTTGATATTGCTGTAGAAGCCCTAGGAAAACCACAAACGTTCCTGCAGTGTGTACAAAGTGTTAAGGATGGTGGAAAAGCCGTGATGATAGGACTTGCAAAATCTGGTGCCGTGGGGGAGGTAGACATAAATCGACTTGTCCGCAGAAAG ATTAAAGTCATTGGCTCATACGGGGCAAGAACAAGGCAGGACCTTCCTAAGTTGGTCAAGTTGGCGGAATCAGGGATCTTCAATCTCACCAGTGCAGTATCAAGGAAATACACATTTGAAGAGGCTGCAAAAGCATTTCAAGACCTTGACCAAGGAAAAATCATCAGCAGAGCAGTTGTTGAGATAGTGTAG
- the LOC104417977 gene encoding DDT domain-containing protein DDB_G0282237 isoform X3, translating into MPLYKRKPFSLVEVPNDLDPKELVFQIRFTKEIFRDYQQYLNRINLYRQRLWNCKVSGKSNLTYEEALVSEKRAIEKVQQFPQELMAPMLTNIQYSMLPLRDLADKIALKLQECLFAGQELYGRKGNEVFLCRIIRTLHDSAGKKQYKIAWLGKDKEVVGCDVVYDEDLINRKLPFSRNMVKSFIRESTYRNAPWVLHDRLAEKHGISTHLPDELKSKFYFQNGTLISYKKKRKNGEEEMEGEDESGKNKGKKRTEREKVGASEMEERSEKEDDLKRLEAIKYPIEDLLVQPCPDDPVFTERPSPSRDFKVPMDSVGELLMIWDFCSSFSRLLHLSPFSLEDFENAVCHKDSNLILIVECHSALLRLLIKENGEYASTIEKRKGKSKITLITWTEYLCSFLDWTNSSKFRPYMATIKRGHYGLLETRAKLEILGELLNCALETDLVREQLDEFIEQWQKLGATRRGEALEEAKRRREEKKRLKAESDVNGFVNGNSLNSSGNNLGVQQNGTHNEQNGEAESEKTDSKKRKRTKKHKGEDEHKPKDVQRVSKKEAQKIALKHAETVEREEIEKSSKEQRKRYYETEMEKRFIRTNPLGKDRHHNRYWWFRRDGRIFIESLDHKIWGYYSTKEELDALMGSLNRKGERERALQTQLDKFYGKICMGLQKRSKLSAEIAMEEAVLRRSTRVRAPPRDNPADAFLRYVNKWKED; encoded by the exons ATGCCCCTCTACAAGAGAAAGCCTTTTTCCCTTGTAGAAGTGCCGAATGATTTGGATCCTAAGGAACTCGTATTCCAAATCCGTTTTACAAAGGAGATATTTCGTGATTATCA ACAGTATTTGAACCGCATCAATTTGTATCGCCAAAGACTATGGAACTGTAAAGTCAGCGGAAAATCTAACTTGACCTACGAAGAGGCTCTGGTGTCCGAGAAACGTGCAATTGAGAAGGTTCAACAGTTCCCGCAAGAGCTAATGGCGCCTATGCTGACAAACATTCAATACA GCATGCTTCCACTGAGAGATCTTGCAGACAAGATTGCTCTGAAATTGCAAGAGTGTTTGTTTGCTGGACAGGAATTATACGGACGAAAAGGAAATGAAGTGTTTCTATGCAGAATAATAAGGACATTGCATGATTCTGCTGGCAAAAAACAATACAAGATTGCTTGGTTGGGCAAAGATAAGGAAGTAGTGGGATGTGATGTAGTATATGATGAGGATCTAATTAACAGAAAACTCCCATTTAGTAGAAACATGGTGAAGTCTTTTATTCGAGAATCTACATACCGTAATGCACCTTGGGTGCTCCATGATAGGCTTGCAGAAAAGCATGGGATCTCGACCCATCTTCCAGATGAGTTGAAGAGCAAGTTTTACTTTCAGAATGGCACTCTCATCAGctacaagaagaaaagaaaaaatggggaagaagaaaTG GAAGGGGAAGATGAATCTGGCAagaacaaaggaaagaagagaacaGAGAGGGAGAAAGTCGGAGCTtcagagatggaggagagaagtGAGAAAG AAGACGACCTAAAAAGGTTAGAAGCTATCAAGTATCCCATTGAAGACCTCTTAGTACAGCCTTGTCCAGACGATCCAGTATTTACTGAGAGACCTTCTCCATCAAGAGACTTTAAAGTTCCAATGGACTCTGTAGGGgaacttttgatgatttgggACTTCTGTTCATCCTTTAGCAGGCTGTTGCATTTGTCACCATTTTCTCTTGAGGATTTTGAAAATGCTGTCTGTCATAAAGACAGCAATTTGATTCTTATTGTTGAGTGTCATTCAGCCCTTCTTCGGTTGCTTATAAAAGAGAATGGTGAATATGCTTCAAcgatagaaaaaagaaagggcaaGTCGAAG ATAACATTAATCACTTGGACAGAGTACTTGTGTTCTTTCTTAGACTGGACTAACAGTTCCAAATTTCGCCCTTATATGGCTACAATTAAGCGAGGACACTATGGCCTTTTGGAAACGCGTGCTAAATTGGAAATCTTAGGGGAATTGCTGAATTGTGCCCTTGAGACTGATCTGGTCAGGGAGCAACTTGATGAGTTCATTGAACAGTGGCAGAAACTAGGAGCAACAAGAAGGGGCGAAGCATTGGAAGAAGccaagagaaggagagaagaaaagaaacggTTGAAAGCTGAGTCCGACGTAAATGGATTCGTAAATGGCAACAGCTTGAACAGCTCAGGAAACAACCTAGGCGTGCAACAGAATGGCACTCACAATGAGCAGAATGGTGAAGCGGAATCGGAGAAAACAGACTCAAAGAAAAG AAAGAGAACCAAGAAGCATAAGGGGGAAGATGAACACAAGCCCAAGGATGTACAGCGTGTATCTAAGAAGGAAGCACAGAAGATTGCCCTAAAACATGCGGAAACGGttgaaagggaagaaattgaaaagagcAGCAAAGAACAAAGG AAACGATATTATGAGACTGAAATGGAGAAAAGATTTATACGCACAAATCCGTTGGGGAAGGATAGGCATCATAATAGATACTGGTGGTTTCGGCGCGATGGGAGGATATTTATCGAGAGCTTGGACCACAAAATTTGGGGCTACTATAGTACCAAGGAAGAG CTTGATGCATTGATGGGTTCACTGAATCGCAAGGGTGAGAGGGAAAGGGCTCTTCAAACACAGCTAGACAAATTTTATGGCAAAATCTG CATGGGGCTACAAAAAAGATCGAAGCTTTCAGCAGAGATTGCGATGGAGGAGGCAGTGCTTCGAAGATCAACACGTGTGCGGGCACCTCCTAGGGATAATCCTGCGGATGCTTTCCTTCGATATGTTAACAAATGGAAAGAAGATTAG
- the LOC104417977 gene encoding DDT domain-containing protein DDB_G0282237 isoform X2: protein MPLYKRKPFSLVEVPNDLDPKELVFQIRFTKEIFRDYQQYLNRINLYRQRLWNCKVSGKSNLTYEEALVSEKRAIEKVQQFPQELMAPMLTNIQYSMLPLRDLADKIALKLQECLFAGQELYGRKGNEVFLCRIIRTLHDSAGKKQYKIAWLGKDKEVVGCDVVYDEDLINRKLPFSRNMVKSFIRESTYRNAPWVLHDRLAEKHGISTHLPDELKSKFYFQNGTLISYKKKRKNGEEEMEGEDESGKNKGKKRTEREKVGASEMEERKDDLKRLEAIKYPIEDLLVQPCPDDPVFTERPSPSRDFKVPMDSVGELLMIWDFCSSFSRLLHLSPFSLEDFENAVCHKDSNLILIVECHSALLRLLIKENGEYASTIEKRKGKSKITLITWTEYLCSFLDWTNSSKFRPYMATIKRGHYGLLETRAKLEILGELLNCALETDLVREQLDEFIEQWQKLGATRRGEALEEAKRRREEKKRLKAESDVNGFVNGNSLNSSGNNLGVQQNGTHNEQNGEAESEKTDSKKRESSQTDGSFRKRTKKHKGEDEHKPKDVQRVSKKEAQKIALKHAETVEREEIEKSSKEQRKRYYETEMEKRFIRTNPLGKDRHHNRYWWFRRDGRIFIESLDHKIWGYYSTKEELDALMGSLNRKGERERALQTQLDKFYGKICMGLQKRSKLSAEIAMEEAVLRRSTRVRAPPRDNPADAFLRYVNKWKED, encoded by the exons ATGCCCCTCTACAAGAGAAAGCCTTTTTCCCTTGTAGAAGTGCCGAATGATTTGGATCCTAAGGAACTCGTATTCCAAATCCGTTTTACAAAGGAGATATTTCGTGATTATCA ACAGTATTTGAACCGCATCAATTTGTATCGCCAAAGACTATGGAACTGTAAAGTCAGCGGAAAATCTAACTTGACCTACGAAGAGGCTCTGGTGTCCGAGAAACGTGCAATTGAGAAGGTTCAACAGTTCCCGCAAGAGCTAATGGCGCCTATGCTGACAAACATTCAATACA GCATGCTTCCACTGAGAGATCTTGCAGACAAGATTGCTCTGAAATTGCAAGAGTGTTTGTTTGCTGGACAGGAATTATACGGACGAAAAGGAAATGAAGTGTTTCTATGCAGAATAATAAGGACATTGCATGATTCTGCTGGCAAAAAACAATACAAGATTGCTTGGTTGGGCAAAGATAAGGAAGTAGTGGGATGTGATGTAGTATATGATGAGGATCTAATTAACAGAAAACTCCCATTTAGTAGAAACATGGTGAAGTCTTTTATTCGAGAATCTACATACCGTAATGCACCTTGGGTGCTCCATGATAGGCTTGCAGAAAAGCATGGGATCTCGACCCATCTTCCAGATGAGTTGAAGAGCAAGTTTTACTTTCAGAATGGCACTCTCATCAGctacaagaagaaaagaaaaaatggggaagaagaaaTG GAAGGGGAAGATGAATCTGGCAagaacaaaggaaagaagagaacaGAGAGGGAGAAAGTCGGAGCTtcagagatggaggagagaa AAGACGACCTAAAAAGGTTAGAAGCTATCAAGTATCCCATTGAAGACCTCTTAGTACAGCCTTGTCCAGACGATCCAGTATTTACTGAGAGACCTTCTCCATCAAGAGACTTTAAAGTTCCAATGGACTCTGTAGGGgaacttttgatgatttgggACTTCTGTTCATCCTTTAGCAGGCTGTTGCATTTGTCACCATTTTCTCTTGAGGATTTTGAAAATGCTGTCTGTCATAAAGACAGCAATTTGATTCTTATTGTTGAGTGTCATTCAGCCCTTCTTCGGTTGCTTATAAAAGAGAATGGTGAATATGCTTCAAcgatagaaaaaagaaagggcaaGTCGAAG ATAACATTAATCACTTGGACAGAGTACTTGTGTTCTTTCTTAGACTGGACTAACAGTTCCAAATTTCGCCCTTATATGGCTACAATTAAGCGAGGACACTATGGCCTTTTGGAAACGCGTGCTAAATTGGAAATCTTAGGGGAATTGCTGAATTGTGCCCTTGAGACTGATCTGGTCAGGGAGCAACTTGATGAGTTCATTGAACAGTGGCAGAAACTAGGAGCAACAAGAAGGGGCGAAGCATTGGAAGAAGccaagagaaggagagaagaaaagaaacggTTGAAAGCTGAGTCCGACGTAAATGGATTCGTAAATGGCAACAGCTTGAACAGCTCAGGAAACAACCTAGGCGTGCAACAGAATGGCACTCACAATGAGCAGAATGGTGAAGCGGAATCGGAGAAAACAGACTCAAAGAAAAG AGAGAGTAGCCAAACTGATGGTTCTTTCAGAAAGAGAACCAAGAAGCATAAGGGGGAAGATGAACACAAGCCCAAGGATGTACAGCGTGTATCTAAGAAGGAAGCACAGAAGATTGCCCTAAAACATGCGGAAACGGttgaaagggaagaaattgaaaagagcAGCAAAGAACAAAGG AAACGATATTATGAGACTGAAATGGAGAAAAGATTTATACGCACAAATCCGTTGGGGAAGGATAGGCATCATAATAGATACTGGTGGTTTCGGCGCGATGGGAGGATATTTATCGAGAGCTTGGACCACAAAATTTGGGGCTACTATAGTACCAAGGAAGAG CTTGATGCATTGATGGGTTCACTGAATCGCAAGGGTGAGAGGGAAAGGGCTCTTCAAACACAGCTAGACAAATTTTATGGCAAAATCTG CATGGGGCTACAAAAAAGATCGAAGCTTTCAGCAGAGATTGCGATGGAGGAGGCAGTGCTTCGAAGATCAACACGTGTGCGGGCACCTCCTAGGGATAATCCTGCGGATGCTTTCCTTCGATATGTTAACAAATGGAAAGAAGATTAG
- the LOC104417980 gene encoding TOM1-like protein 5, with translation MAAELVNTATSNKLAEMDWTKNIEICELVARDPGVSKDIIKTIKKRLGSKHSNAQLYAVMLLEMLMNNIGEPIHKQVIELGILPILSKIVKKKTDLPVRERIFLLLDATQTSFGGASGKFPQYYSAFYDLVSSGVQFPQRSLSISSDNAPAKVVRRSTGYPAPEAIKKSPSDREPASSRQDGFSQQSDSHSVSESSIVQKARNALEVLKDVLDAVDARHPEIAKDEFTLDLVEQCSFQKQRIMQLVMTSRDEKVVSQAIELNEQLQNVLTQHDALLLGRSGSPASHVNYEEIEEEEDEQLFRRLRKGKACVRPEDEEGIVQRPLELFGSYVPGEIAYRPLIRSPSTVLSRESNGQGPPVAIPPPPAKHVERVKYFQENNSDGSAVAGHMRGLSLHSRNGSSSQSGSIYNSD, from the exons ATGGCTGCTGAGCTTGTCAACACGGCAACGAGTAATAAGTTGGCAGAAATGGATTGGACAAAGAACATTGAGATCTGTGAGTTAGTTGCTCGTGATCCAGG GGTATCGAAAGATATTATTAAGACCATCAAAAAACGACTGGGGAGTAAACATTCAAATGCACAACTCTATGCAGTCATG CTGTTGGAGATGCTGATGAACAATATTGGAGAACCTATTCATAAGCAAGTCATTGAATTGGGGATTCTCCCTATTCTTTCGAAGATAGTTAAAAAAAAG ACTGACTTGCCCGTACGAGAGAGGATATTTCTTCTTCTAGATGCCACACAGACATCCTTCGGTGGTGCTTCTGGGAAGTTTCCTCAATATTATTCTGCATTCTATGACCTTGTA AGTTCTGGAGTTCAGTTTCCTCAGAGGTCTCTATCCATATCGTCAGATAATGCTCCTGCAAAAGTTGTGAGGAGATCCACAGGTTATCCTGCTCCAGAAGCAATTAAAAAGAGTCCTTCTGACAGGGAGCCAGCATCTAGTAGACAGGATGGATTTTCTCAGCAATCAGACTCACATTCTGTCTCTGAATCGAG TATTGTTCAAAAGGCCCGTAATGCATTAGAGGTTCTGAAGGACGTACTTGATGCTGTTGATGCTCGACATCCTGAG attgcaaaagatgagttCACACTTGATCTCGTGGAGCAGTGTTCTTTCCAGAAACAACGAATAATGCAACTTGTGATGACTTCTAG GGATGAAAAGGTGGTTTCTCAAGCAATTGAGTTAAATGAGCAGCTTCAAAATGTTCTTACACAACATGATGCTCTGCTCTTGGGTAGGTCTGGCTCACCAGCCAGTCATGTTAATTATGAAGAGAtcgaggaagaggaagatgagcAGCTTTTTCGAAG GTTACGAAAAGGAAAAGCTTGTGTGAGGCCTGAAGATGAAGAGGGGATAGTGCAAAGGCCATTAGAATTGTTTGGATCATATGTTCCTGGAGAAATAGCATACCGTCCACTTATCCGGTCTCCATCTACAGTGCTATCCAGGGAATCCAATGGGCAGGGTCCACCTGTGGCAATCCCTCCTCCACCAGCAAAACACGTCGAGAgggtaaaatattttcaagaaaacaattcGGATGGCTCTGCTGTTGCTGGACACATGAGGGGCCTATCATTACATAGTCGCAATGGCAGCAGTTCACAAAGTGGAAGCATCTATAACAGTGACTGA
- the LOC104417977 gene encoding DDT domain-containing protein DDB_G0282237 isoform X4: MAPMLTNIQYSMLPLRDLADKIALKLQECLFAGQELYGRKGNEVFLCRIIRTLHDSAGKKQYKIAWLGKDKEVVGCDVVYDEDLINRKLPFSRNMVKSFIRESTYRNAPWVLHDRLAEKHGISTHLPDELKSKFYFQNGTLISYKKKRKNGEEEMEGEDESGKNKGKKRTEREKVGASEMEERSEKEDDLKRLEAIKYPIEDLLVQPCPDDPVFTERPSPSRDFKVPMDSVGELLMIWDFCSSFSRLLHLSPFSLEDFENAVCHKDSNLILIVECHSALLRLLIKENGEYASTIEKRKGKSKITLITWTEYLCSFLDWTNSSKFRPYMATIKRGHYGLLETRAKLEILGELLNCALETDLVREQLDEFIEQWQKLGATRRGEALEEAKRRREEKKRLKAESDVNGFVNGNSLNSSGNNLGVQQNGTHNEQNGEAESEKTDSKKRESSQTDGSFRKRTKKHKGEDEHKPKDVQRVSKKEAQKIALKHAETVEREEIEKSSKEQRKRYYETEMEKRFIRTNPLGKDRHHNRYWWFRRDGRIFIESLDHKIWGYYSTKEELDALMGSLNRKGERERALQTQLDKFYGKICMGLQKRSKLSAEIAMEEAVLRRSTRVRAPPRDNPADAFLRYVNKWKED, from the exons ATGGCGCCTATGCTGACAAACATTCAATACA GCATGCTTCCACTGAGAGATCTTGCAGACAAGATTGCTCTGAAATTGCAAGAGTGTTTGTTTGCTGGACAGGAATTATACGGACGAAAAGGAAATGAAGTGTTTCTATGCAGAATAATAAGGACATTGCATGATTCTGCTGGCAAAAAACAATACAAGATTGCTTGGTTGGGCAAAGATAAGGAAGTAGTGGGATGTGATGTAGTATATGATGAGGATCTAATTAACAGAAAACTCCCATTTAGTAGAAACATGGTGAAGTCTTTTATTCGAGAATCTACATACCGTAATGCACCTTGGGTGCTCCATGATAGGCTTGCAGAAAAGCATGGGATCTCGACCCATCTTCCAGATGAGTTGAAGAGCAAGTTTTACTTTCAGAATGGCACTCTCATCAGctacaagaagaaaagaaaaaatggggaagaagaaaTG GAAGGGGAAGATGAATCTGGCAagaacaaaggaaagaagagaacaGAGAGGGAGAAAGTCGGAGCTtcagagatggaggagagaagtGAGAAAG AAGACGACCTAAAAAGGTTAGAAGCTATCAAGTATCCCATTGAAGACCTCTTAGTACAGCCTTGTCCAGACGATCCAGTATTTACTGAGAGACCTTCTCCATCAAGAGACTTTAAAGTTCCAATGGACTCTGTAGGGgaacttttgatgatttgggACTTCTGTTCATCCTTTAGCAGGCTGTTGCATTTGTCACCATTTTCTCTTGAGGATTTTGAAAATGCTGTCTGTCATAAAGACAGCAATTTGATTCTTATTGTTGAGTGTCATTCAGCCCTTCTTCGGTTGCTTATAAAAGAGAATGGTGAATATGCTTCAAcgatagaaaaaagaaagggcaaGTCGAAG ATAACATTAATCACTTGGACAGAGTACTTGTGTTCTTTCTTAGACTGGACTAACAGTTCCAAATTTCGCCCTTATATGGCTACAATTAAGCGAGGACACTATGGCCTTTTGGAAACGCGTGCTAAATTGGAAATCTTAGGGGAATTGCTGAATTGTGCCCTTGAGACTGATCTGGTCAGGGAGCAACTTGATGAGTTCATTGAACAGTGGCAGAAACTAGGAGCAACAAGAAGGGGCGAAGCATTGGAAGAAGccaagagaaggagagaagaaaagaaacggTTGAAAGCTGAGTCCGACGTAAATGGATTCGTAAATGGCAACAGCTTGAACAGCTCAGGAAACAACCTAGGCGTGCAACAGAATGGCACTCACAATGAGCAGAATGGTGAAGCGGAATCGGAGAAAACAGACTCAAAGAAAAG AGAGAGTAGCCAAACTGATGGTTCTTTCAGAAAGAGAACCAAGAAGCATAAGGGGGAAGATGAACACAAGCCCAAGGATGTACAGCGTGTATCTAAGAAGGAAGCACAGAAGATTGCCCTAAAACATGCGGAAACGGttgaaagggaagaaattgaaaagagcAGCAAAGAACAAAGG AAACGATATTATGAGACTGAAATGGAGAAAAGATTTATACGCACAAATCCGTTGGGGAAGGATAGGCATCATAATAGATACTGGTGGTTTCGGCGCGATGGGAGGATATTTATCGAGAGCTTGGACCACAAAATTTGGGGCTACTATAGTACCAAGGAAGAG CTTGATGCATTGATGGGTTCACTGAATCGCAAGGGTGAGAGGGAAAGGGCTCTTCAAACACAGCTAGACAAATTTTATGGCAAAATCTG CATGGGGCTACAAAAAAGATCGAAGCTTTCAGCAGAGATTGCGATGGAGGAGGCAGTGCTTCGAAGATCAACACGTGTGCGGGCACCTCCTAGGGATAATCCTGCGGATGCTTTCCTTCGATATGTTAACAAATGGAAAGAAGATTAG
- the LOC104417977 gene encoding DDT domain-containing protein DDB_G0282237 isoform X1 — MPLYKRKPFSLVEVPNDLDPKELVFQIRFTKEIFRDYQQYLNRINLYRQRLWNCKVSGKSNLTYEEALVSEKRAIEKVQQFPQELMAPMLTNIQYSMLPLRDLADKIALKLQECLFAGQELYGRKGNEVFLCRIIRTLHDSAGKKQYKIAWLGKDKEVVGCDVVYDEDLINRKLPFSRNMVKSFIRESTYRNAPWVLHDRLAEKHGISTHLPDELKSKFYFQNGTLISYKKKRKNGEEEMEGEDESGKNKGKKRTEREKVGASEMEERSEKEDDLKRLEAIKYPIEDLLVQPCPDDPVFTERPSPSRDFKVPMDSVGELLMIWDFCSSFSRLLHLSPFSLEDFENAVCHKDSNLILIVECHSALLRLLIKENGEYASTIEKRKGKSKITLITWTEYLCSFLDWTNSSKFRPYMATIKRGHYGLLETRAKLEILGELLNCALETDLVREQLDEFIEQWQKLGATRRGEALEEAKRRREEKKRLKAESDVNGFVNGNSLNSSGNNLGVQQNGTHNEQNGEAESEKTDSKKRESSQTDGSFRKRTKKHKGEDEHKPKDVQRVSKKEAQKIALKHAETVEREEIEKSSKEQRKRYYETEMEKRFIRTNPLGKDRHHNRYWWFRRDGRIFIESLDHKIWGYYSTKEELDALMGSLNRKGERERALQTQLDKFYGKICMGLQKRSKLSAEIAMEEAVLRRSTRVRAPPRDNPADAFLRYVNKWKED, encoded by the exons ATGCCCCTCTACAAGAGAAAGCCTTTTTCCCTTGTAGAAGTGCCGAATGATTTGGATCCTAAGGAACTCGTATTCCAAATCCGTTTTACAAAGGAGATATTTCGTGATTATCA ACAGTATTTGAACCGCATCAATTTGTATCGCCAAAGACTATGGAACTGTAAAGTCAGCGGAAAATCTAACTTGACCTACGAAGAGGCTCTGGTGTCCGAGAAACGTGCAATTGAGAAGGTTCAACAGTTCCCGCAAGAGCTAATGGCGCCTATGCTGACAAACATTCAATACA GCATGCTTCCACTGAGAGATCTTGCAGACAAGATTGCTCTGAAATTGCAAGAGTGTTTGTTTGCTGGACAGGAATTATACGGACGAAAAGGAAATGAAGTGTTTCTATGCAGAATAATAAGGACATTGCATGATTCTGCTGGCAAAAAACAATACAAGATTGCTTGGTTGGGCAAAGATAAGGAAGTAGTGGGATGTGATGTAGTATATGATGAGGATCTAATTAACAGAAAACTCCCATTTAGTAGAAACATGGTGAAGTCTTTTATTCGAGAATCTACATACCGTAATGCACCTTGGGTGCTCCATGATAGGCTTGCAGAAAAGCATGGGATCTCGACCCATCTTCCAGATGAGTTGAAGAGCAAGTTTTACTTTCAGAATGGCACTCTCATCAGctacaagaagaaaagaaaaaatggggaagaagaaaTG GAAGGGGAAGATGAATCTGGCAagaacaaaggaaagaagagaacaGAGAGGGAGAAAGTCGGAGCTtcagagatggaggagagaagtGAGAAAG AAGACGACCTAAAAAGGTTAGAAGCTATCAAGTATCCCATTGAAGACCTCTTAGTACAGCCTTGTCCAGACGATCCAGTATTTACTGAGAGACCTTCTCCATCAAGAGACTTTAAAGTTCCAATGGACTCTGTAGGGgaacttttgatgatttgggACTTCTGTTCATCCTTTAGCAGGCTGTTGCATTTGTCACCATTTTCTCTTGAGGATTTTGAAAATGCTGTCTGTCATAAAGACAGCAATTTGATTCTTATTGTTGAGTGTCATTCAGCCCTTCTTCGGTTGCTTATAAAAGAGAATGGTGAATATGCTTCAAcgatagaaaaaagaaagggcaaGTCGAAG ATAACATTAATCACTTGGACAGAGTACTTGTGTTCTTTCTTAGACTGGACTAACAGTTCCAAATTTCGCCCTTATATGGCTACAATTAAGCGAGGACACTATGGCCTTTTGGAAACGCGTGCTAAATTGGAAATCTTAGGGGAATTGCTGAATTGTGCCCTTGAGACTGATCTGGTCAGGGAGCAACTTGATGAGTTCATTGAACAGTGGCAGAAACTAGGAGCAACAAGAAGGGGCGAAGCATTGGAAGAAGccaagagaaggagagaagaaaagaaacggTTGAAAGCTGAGTCCGACGTAAATGGATTCGTAAATGGCAACAGCTTGAACAGCTCAGGAAACAACCTAGGCGTGCAACAGAATGGCACTCACAATGAGCAGAATGGTGAAGCGGAATCGGAGAAAACAGACTCAAAGAAAAG AGAGAGTAGCCAAACTGATGGTTCTTTCAGAAAGAGAACCAAGAAGCATAAGGGGGAAGATGAACACAAGCCCAAGGATGTACAGCGTGTATCTAAGAAGGAAGCACAGAAGATTGCCCTAAAACATGCGGAAACGGttgaaagggaagaaattgaaaagagcAGCAAAGAACAAAGG AAACGATATTATGAGACTGAAATGGAGAAAAGATTTATACGCACAAATCCGTTGGGGAAGGATAGGCATCATAATAGATACTGGTGGTTTCGGCGCGATGGGAGGATATTTATCGAGAGCTTGGACCACAAAATTTGGGGCTACTATAGTACCAAGGAAGAG CTTGATGCATTGATGGGTTCACTGAATCGCAAGGGTGAGAGGGAAAGGGCTCTTCAAACACAGCTAGACAAATTTTATGGCAAAATCTG CATGGGGCTACAAAAAAGATCGAAGCTTTCAGCAGAGATTGCGATGGAGGAGGCAGTGCTTCGAAGATCAACACGTGTGCGGGCACCTCCTAGGGATAATCCTGCGGATGCTTTCCTTCGATATGTTAACAAATGGAAAGAAGATTAG